The proteins below are encoded in one region of Ascochyta rabiei chromosome 21, complete sequence:
- a CDS encoding mdj1 protein precursor, translated as MSFVGPMPLKAVAPARIVSASRQCQRRNMSRARTQMKRPALAAQTQTQNAPSIRLFHASPTTHAMTDPYKTLGVDKSATAADIKKAYYGLAKKYHPDTNKEPTAKEKFAAAQSAYEVLSDKEKKAAYDSYGSSAFDQNGGFNPGAGAGAGPGGNPFGGGFGGFGGFGGAQGGFGGQGGFQDINFEDLFGAFAGGRRPRGGGGRRNPFQEEIMVGDNIEVQTNISFLDAAKGVKKEIHITPMVECGTCKGKGMKAGAKKAECKGCGGTGQRVTSMGGFHMSATCSQCGGSGFAIPRGSSCGTCGGDGAVKERKTIQIDIPGGVEDGMRLRVNGEGDAALTGQAMSGGTVRGQKGDLYVLIRVAADSKFKRNGSDILHTATIPFTTAVLGGEIKVPTLDGEVMVKVPTGSGTGDNITLSGMGMKVLSSGRRGAGKGDLKVEFKVNMPKYLSVNQRTILEMLADEMGDKSAKRIMNLSKFREDAQAAAEKPSTASTPDEHKNEGFLKSAWHNLTGQHNHLKKDQPKKDEPTSEKKDDEKKGAGSA; from the exons ATGAGTTTTGTCGGTCCAATGCCGCTGAAGGCGGTGGCTCCCGCGCGCATAGTGTCCGCCTCTCGCCAGTGCCAGAGAAGGAACATGTCGCGAGCGAGAACGCAGATGAAGAGGCCGGCGCTGGCTGCgcagacacagacacagaaTGCGCCATCCATACGA CTCTTCCACGCATCACCTACCACACACGCAATGACAGATCCCTACAAGACACTCGGTGTCGACAAGAGCGCCACGGCCGCCGACATCAAGAAAGCTTACTACGGCCTCGCGAAGAAGTACCACCCCGACACGAACAAGGAGCCCACCGCCAAGGAGAAGTTCGCCGCCGCCCAGTCCGCATACGAAGTTCTATCCgacaaggagaagaaggctgCCTACGATTCTTACGGCTCGTCAGCCTTTGACCAAAATGGCGGGTTCAACCCAGGCGCCGGCGCCGGCGCCGGGCCTGGAGGCAACCCATTCGGCGGAGGATTTGGAGGCTTCGGTGGATTCGGTGGTGCACAAGGCGGTTTCGGCGGCCAAGGAGGCTTCCAGGACATCAACTTTGAGGATTTATTTGGCGCATTTGCTGGTGGCAGAAGGCCAAGAGGAGGCGGTGGCCGGAGGAACCCGTTCCAGGAAGAGATCATGGTGGGCGACAACATCGAAGTACAGACGAACATCTCGTTCCTGGATGCAGCCAAGGGCGTCAAGAAGGAGATACACATTACGCCGATGGTGGAGTGCGGGACATGTAAAGGCAAGGGCATGAAGGCTGGTGCCAAGAAGGCCGAGTGCAAGGGCTGCGGCGGCACCGGACAGAGAGTCACGAGCATGGGTGGCTTCCACATGAGCGCAACATGTTCGCAGTGTGGCGGCTCTGGCTTCGCGATACCACGCGGCTCGTCGTGTGGAACCTGCGGCGGCGACGGAGCTGTCAAGGAACGCAAGACGATACAGATCGACATCCCCGGTGGCGTGGAGGACGGGATGCGCCTGCGCGTCAACGGCGAGGGCGATGCAGCGCTCACAGGGCAGGCCATGTCCGGCGGCACAGTGCGCGGCCAGAAGGGCGACCTTTACGTGCTCATCCGCGTAGCGGCCGATAGCAAGTTCAAGCGCAACGGCTCTGATATTCTTCACACTGCGACCATTCCCTTCACAACCGCCGTTCTCGGTGGGGAAATCAAGGTCCCCACCCTTGACGGCGAAGTCATGGTCAAGGTGCCAACTGGCTCAGGAACAGGCGACAACATCACCCTCTCAGGCATGGGTATGAAGGTGCTCTCTAGCGGACGTCGCGGTGCTGGCAAGGGAGACTTGAAGGTCGAGTTCAAGGTCAACATGCCGAAGTACCTCTCTGTGAACCAGCGGACGATCCTGGAGATGCTGGCGGACGAGATGGGCGACAAGAGCGCAAAGAGGATCATGAACTTGAGCAAGTTCAGGGAAGACGCGCAAGCGGCGGCAGAAAAGCCATCGACTGCATCGACGCCGGACGAGCACAAGAACGAGGGCTTTCTGAAGAGCGCGTGGCACAACCTCACCGGGCAACACAACCACTTGAAGAAGGATCAGCCGAAGAAGGACGAGCCGACAAGCGAGAAGAAGGACGACGAGAAGAAGGGCGCTGGTTCGGCGTGA